A window of Streptomyces caniferus contains these coding sequences:
- a CDS encoding catalase — translation MTSSAQHVPRTTNNAGNPVESDEHSLTVSPDGPILLQDHYLIEKMAQFNRERVPERVVHAKGSGAYGFFHVTNDVSQFTKADLFQPGKTTEMLARFSTVAGEQGSPDTWRDPRGFALKFYTEDGNYDLVGNNTPVFFVRDTIKFQDFIRSQKRRPDNGMRDNDMQWDFWTLSPESAHQVTWLMGDRGIPKSYRHMNGYGSHTYMWVNAGGEKFWIKYHFKTDQGIDFLTQEDADRIAGADGDFHRRDLFEAIDGGNAPSWTLYVQVMPFADAPDYRFNPFDLTKVWPHGDYPLIEVGRMTLNKNPEDYFVHIEQAAFEPSNMVPGVGPSPDKMLLGRLFSYADTHRYRIGPNYAQLPPNRPHVPVHSYAKDGPMRYEPSRAARPYAPNSYGGPAADTLRYGEPAGWETGGEMVREAYTLRRDDDDFGQPGTMVRQVLDDAARDRLVDNVSGHLLNGVSRPVLDRALQYWRNIDKNVGDRIAHQVNGG, via the coding sequence ATGACCAGCTCCGCGCAGCACGTCCCGCGCACGACGAACAACGCCGGTAACCCGGTGGAGAGCGACGAACACTCACTCACTGTGAGTCCGGACGGTCCCATCCTGCTCCAGGACCACTATCTGATCGAGAAGATGGCCCAGTTCAACCGCGAACGGGTCCCCGAGCGGGTGGTGCACGCCAAGGGCTCCGGCGCCTACGGCTTCTTCCACGTCACCAACGACGTCAGCCAGTTCACCAAGGCGGATCTCTTCCAGCCCGGCAAGACCACCGAGATGCTGGCCCGCTTCTCGACCGTCGCGGGCGAACAGGGCTCCCCCGACACCTGGCGCGACCCCCGTGGCTTCGCCCTGAAGTTCTACACCGAGGACGGCAACTACGACCTGGTGGGCAACAACACCCCGGTCTTCTTCGTCCGCGACACGATCAAGTTCCAGGACTTCATCCGCTCGCAGAAGCGCCGCCCGGACAACGGGATGCGCGACAACGACATGCAGTGGGACTTCTGGACGCTGTCGCCGGAGTCCGCCCACCAGGTCACCTGGCTGATGGGCGACCGCGGCATCCCCAAGAGCTACCGCCACATGAACGGCTACGGCTCGCACACCTACATGTGGGTCAACGCCGGCGGCGAGAAGTTCTGGATCAAGTACCACTTCAAGACCGACCAGGGCATCGACTTCCTCACCCAGGAGGACGCGGACCGGATCGCCGGCGCGGACGGCGACTTCCACCGCCGCGATCTGTTCGAGGCCATCGACGGCGGCAATGCTCCGTCGTGGACGCTCTATGTACAGGTCATGCCGTTCGCCGACGCCCCGGACTACCGGTTCAACCCGTTCGATCTGACGAAGGTGTGGCCGCACGGCGACTACCCGCTGATCGAGGTCGGGCGGATGACGCTCAACAAGAACCCGGAGGACTACTTCGTCCACATCGAGCAGGCGGCGTTCGAACCGTCCAACATGGTGCCGGGCGTCGGCCCGTCACCGGACAAGATGCTGCTGGGCCGGCTCTTCTCGTACGCGGACACCCACCGCTACCGCATCGGCCCGAACTACGCCCAGCTGCCGCCCAACCGGCCGCACGTACCCGTCCACTCGTACGCGAAGGACGGCCCGATGCGGTACGAGCCGTCCCGCGCGGCCCGGCCCTACGCGCCGAACAGCTACGGCGGCCCGGCGGCGGACACCCTGCGCTACGGGGAGCCCGCGGGCTGGGAGACCGGCGGCGAGATGGTCCGCGAGGCCTACACGCTGCGGCGCGACGACGACGACTTCGGCCAGCCGGGCACGATGGTCCGCCAGGTCCTCGACGACGCGGCCCGCGACCGGCTCGTCGACAACGTGTCCGGCCATCTGCTGAACGGCGTCAGCCGTCCGGTGCTGGACCGCGCCCTGCAGTACTGGCGCAACATCGACAAGAACGTGGGCGACCGGATCGCCCACCAGGTGAACGGCGGCTGA
- a CDS encoding glycoside hydrolase domain-containing protein translates to MADDKVLAAQKWVNATYARVAGYTKCPEDGRTGWATMYSLTRALQHELGIPTLSDSFGPTTLSKLSARGDVGSGEPNVNIRKIVQHALFCKGYWGGDGAGTYDSATAQSVAQLKGNAGLDGSNGMVQPKLFKALLTMDAYVLLTGGSDKVREIQRWLNGRYFKKSTFYVGPCDGIYSRDVQTALMKAIQYELGIPEDQVTGNFGEGTKAGLKGHVLSQGGSGVFVQLFSAACVFNEPVYTGTKTYITSFKSSFDSALATFVGEFQKFSGLPASEIGDFATWAQLLVSTGDPDRQVNGCDTRFTITPAIGRDLYNSGHRYVGRYIYQPPNSIDKYLKPGELENIFKAGLRVFPIFQDNGRRLVDFNYTAGYQHGLLAHERAISYGFNRGTVIYFAVDYDATSEEIASNIVPYFYGISSALGSKEKRYIHGVYGSRNVCSKVTKETYARYSFVSGMSWGFSGNLGFPMPANWSFTQIKEISKIPSSDGPYDLDKDAHRAGTDDGQNSVNRTASPADGFISYVEMLYGLAKSYGKGDPNRLVMEYVRHRSYGDIQWWALIGDPDQGFIDYADEHGAFVYDEYKDPFTGHLLGAEHMLATANAHLVKEQPSSATRGGAGDVGGWAGDIYTLYGEWRRDHESYPSGYAYCQAKLGKIGVDSTFGFGDLVEDADGYLIAERVRRKKTIVEAVRHHYAETGGLTRFKDYFTQRFGGSVATATDLARYMLTMEIDPTISLGREYLISKNAGGNGSVLMPWMLPGDKLTEFCKGFADTLQARAGQESRLRARYLKNQKENLSRS, encoded by the coding sequence ATGGCTGACGACAAAGTGCTTGCTGCCCAGAAGTGGGTCAATGCGACCTATGCGAGAGTGGCGGGATATACGAAGTGCCCGGAGGACGGGCGCACCGGCTGGGCAACCATGTACTCCCTTACTCGTGCACTGCAGCACGAACTGGGGATCCCCACTCTCTCGGACAGCTTTGGTCCCACCACCTTGTCCAAGCTGTCTGCGCGCGGAGATGTCGGTTCGGGCGAACCGAATGTCAACATCAGGAAGATCGTCCAGCACGCGCTGTTCTGCAAGGGCTACTGGGGCGGTGACGGTGCAGGGACGTACGACAGTGCGACGGCGCAGTCGGTTGCTCAGCTCAAGGGAAATGCGGGTCTCGATGGTTCGAATGGAATGGTTCAGCCCAAGCTGTTCAAAGCCCTGCTGACCATGGACGCGTACGTGCTGCTCACCGGCGGTTCGGACAAGGTCCGGGAAATCCAGCGATGGCTGAACGGCCGCTATTTCAAGAAGTCAACCTTCTACGTGGGGCCGTGCGACGGGATTTACTCGCGAGATGTCCAGACGGCGCTCATGAAAGCCATCCAGTACGAACTCGGAATTCCTGAAGACCAGGTCACCGGCAACTTCGGGGAGGGCACGAAGGCGGGACTGAAGGGGCATGTCCTGTCCCAAGGAGGCTCGGGCGTATTCGTCCAACTCTTCTCTGCGGCCTGTGTCTTCAACGAGCCGGTGTACACAGGCACCAAGACGTACATCACCAGCTTCAAGAGTTCGTTCGACTCCGCTCTCGCCACCTTCGTGGGGGAGTTTCAGAAGTTCTCCGGTCTGCCCGCGTCGGAGATAGGCGACTTCGCCACGTGGGCTCAGCTGCTGGTGTCCACCGGAGACCCGGACCGCCAGGTCAATGGGTGCGACACCCGGTTCACCATCACCCCCGCCATAGGCCGGGATCTCTACAATTCAGGTCACCGGTATGTTGGGCGCTACATCTATCAGCCACCGAACAGCATCGACAAGTACCTCAAGCCTGGCGAGCTGGAGAACATTTTCAAGGCTGGGCTGAGAGTATTCCCGATCTTTCAGGACAACGGGCGCCGGCTGGTCGACTTCAACTACACGGCTGGTTACCAGCACGGACTTCTCGCGCATGAACGTGCTATTTCATACGGATTCAATCGTGGCACCGTCATCTATTTCGCTGTCGACTACGATGCAACCAGTGAAGAGATAGCGTCGAACATTGTCCCCTACTTCTACGGAATTTCGTCGGCGCTCGGCAGTAAGGAGAAACGCTACATTCACGGTGTCTATGGATCGCGAAATGTGTGCTCGAAGGTGACGAAGGAAACTTATGCGCGGTATTCCTTTGTCTCTGGGATGTCATGGGGATTCTCCGGGAATCTCGGCTTTCCGATGCCGGCCAACTGGTCATTCACCCAGATCAAAGAGATCAGTAAGATTCCCTCGTCCGACGGTCCCTATGATCTGGATAAGGATGCCCACCGTGCGGGTACGGACGATGGCCAGAACAGTGTGAACAGGACGGCCTCCCCGGCTGACGGCTTCATCTCGTACGTCGAAATGCTCTATGGGCTGGCGAAGAGCTACGGGAAAGGCGACCCCAATCGACTCGTCATGGAGTACGTGCGGCACCGCTCGTACGGTGATATCCAGTGGTGGGCGCTCATCGGTGATCCGGACCAAGGTTTCATCGACTACGCCGATGAGCACGGAGCGTTCGTCTACGACGAGTACAAGGACCCTTTCACCGGGCACCTTCTCGGCGCCGAGCACATGCTTGCCACTGCCAACGCCCACTTGGTGAAGGAGCAGCCTTCGAGTGCCACCCGGGGCGGTGCCGGGGACGTGGGGGGCTGGGCCGGCGACATCTACACCCTGTACGGGGAGTGGCGTCGTGACCATGAGAGCTACCCGTCCGGATATGCCTATTGCCAGGCCAAGCTGGGGAAGATCGGAGTCGACTCCACGTTCGGTTTCGGTGACCTTGTGGAGGACGCCGATGGTTACCTGATCGCGGAGCGGGTGCGCAGAAAGAAGACAATTGTCGAGGCTGTCCGTCATCATTACGCAGAAACTGGTGGCCTGACGCGCTTCAAGGACTACTTCACTCAGCGCTTCGGCGGTTCGGTCGCCACCGCGACAGATCTGGCGCGTTATATGCTCACGATGGAGATTGATCCGACGATCTCTCTTGGTCGTGAGTACCTGATCAGCAAGAATGCCGGTGGTAACGGCTCTGTTCTCATGCCATGGATGCTGCCAGGGGACAAGCTCACCGAATTTTGCAAGGGGTTTGCCGATACGCTGCAAGCTCGCGCCGGGCAGGAATCCCGCCTACGGGCCCGGTACCTCAAGAATCAGAAAGAGAACCTGAGTCGGTCCTGA
- a CDS encoding transglycosylase domain-containing protein produces the protein MGRADARRARQGSARRARTKDKKSGIRRFFTWKKLLGAFLGVCLLGILGFIGLYLYVDIPKGNNEAKLQSNVYKYANGKVMARTGLRNRENVPLNRIPKDVQRTFVAAENKNFFHDSGVDLMGTMRGIFNTVMGHGKQGGSTITQQYVKNYYLSQEQTVSRKLQEIVISLKVDNKFGKDDILAGYINTSYYGRGAYGIQAAAQAYYGVDVEKLTVSQGAYLASLLQAPSQYDWAIATPAGQKRVQERWAYTLDNMVEMKWLSPEDRRKQTFKKPNDPKPPPGVSGQTNYLVEQAKQELFAQGVDEKQFAAGGWTVTLGIDKNKQQALEKAVKRKLLADLDPKKRKVDADAQLGATSVDPKTGRIVAMYGGEGPPKHYRNNATRTDYQAASTFKPLILASAMENNAVTQDRVPITPNTIYDGRNRRPVVGGTIPFAPPNEDEQPYGKISVQTATNNSVNAVFAQMGADVGLENVKRTAVSLGMDDRMDVKPAMTLGTMGASPLQMAGAYATLDNHGKKVTPTLVTRASHSVNGVDTKVPLKNPIGEQVLSRQTADTVTSVLTGVVNDGTASDAVKNTAYKAAGKTGTSDDDKSAWFVGYTPKLVTAVGMFGESPQGGRQVTLKNAGGDGRVNGGGYPARVWADYTEAALNGNTAADFDLDTNMGAAIPPTPTPTPSHTPSSSPSPSKTPSGSPSPTPTKPSGPPSPTNSGRPSPPVPSGSGSPDGGVDGGGAGGDGNPTGGTGDETGGNKADSLPGFN, from the coding sequence ATGGGCCGAGCGGACGCGAGACGGGCGCGACAGGGAAGCGCCCGCCGGGCCAGAACGAAGGACAAGAAGTCCGGCATACGCCGCTTCTTCACCTGGAAGAAGCTCCTCGGAGCCTTCCTCGGGGTATGCCTGCTGGGCATCCTCGGCTTCATCGGCCTGTATCTGTACGTGGACATTCCCAAGGGCAACAACGAAGCCAAGCTGCAGAGCAACGTCTACAAGTACGCCAACGGCAAGGTCATGGCGCGTACCGGTCTGCGCAACCGTGAGAACGTCCCGCTGAACCGCATACCCAAGGACGTCCAGCGCACCTTCGTCGCCGCGGAGAACAAGAACTTCTTCCACGACTCCGGTGTCGACCTGATGGGCACCATGCGCGGCATCTTCAACACGGTGATGGGCCATGGCAAGCAGGGTGGTTCGACGATCACCCAGCAGTACGTCAAGAACTACTACCTGAGCCAGGAGCAGACGGTTTCCCGCAAGCTCCAGGAGATCGTCATCTCGCTCAAGGTGGACAACAAGTTCGGCAAGGACGACATCCTCGCCGGCTACATCAACACCAGCTACTACGGCCGCGGCGCCTACGGCATCCAGGCCGCCGCCCAGGCCTACTACGGCGTGGACGTCGAGAAGCTGACCGTCTCGCAGGGCGCCTACCTGGCCTCGCTGCTCCAGGCGCCGAGCCAGTACGACTGGGCCATCGCGACCCCCGCCGGCCAGAAGCGGGTCCAGGAGCGCTGGGCCTACACCCTCGACAACATGGTCGAGATGAAGTGGCTCTCCCCGGAGGACCGCCGCAAGCAGACCTTCAAGAAGCCGAACGACCCCAAGCCGCCGCCCGGTGTGAGCGGCCAGACCAACTACCTCGTCGAGCAGGCCAAGCAGGAGCTCTTCGCGCAGGGCGTCGACGAGAAGCAGTTCGCGGCCGGCGGCTGGACGGTCACCCTCGGCATCGACAAGAACAAGCAGCAGGCGCTGGAGAAGGCCGTCAAGCGCAAGCTCCTCGCCGACCTCGACCCCAAGAAGCGCAAGGTCGACGCGGACGCCCAGCTCGGCGCCACCTCGGTGGACCCCAAGACCGGTCGCATCGTGGCGATGTACGGCGGCGAGGGCCCGCCCAAGCACTACCGGAACAACGCCACCCGCACCGACTACCAGGCCGCCTCCACCTTCAAGCCGCTGATCCTGGCCTCCGCCATGGAGAACAACGCGGTCACCCAGGACCGCGTCCCGATCACCCCGAACACCATCTACGACGGCCGTAACCGCCGTCCGGTCGTCGGCGGCACCATCCCCTTCGCGCCGCCCAACGAGGACGAGCAGCCGTACGGGAAGATCAGCGTCCAGACGGCGACCAACAACTCCGTCAACGCGGTCTTCGCGCAGATGGGCGCGGACGTCGGCCTGGAGAACGTCAAGAGGACCGCGGTCAGTCTCGGCATGGACGACAGGATGGACGTCAAGCCCGCCATGACCCTGGGCACCATGGGCGCCAGCCCGCTCCAGATGGCCGGGGCCTACGCCACCCTCGACAACCACGGCAAGAAGGTCACCCCGACGCTGGTCACCCGGGCCTCGCACAGCGTCAACGGCGTCGACACCAAGGTGCCGCTGAAGAACCCGATCGGCGAGCAGGTGCTCAGCCGCCAGACCGCCGACACCGTCACCTCCGTCCTGACGGGTGTGGTCAACGACGGCACCGCCTCGGATGCCGTGAAGAACACCGCCTACAAGGCGGCGGGCAAGACCGGCACCTCCGACGACGACAAGTCGGCGTGGTTCGTGGGCTACACGCCCAAGCTGGTCACCGCCGTGGGCATGTTCGGCGAGTCGCCCCAGGGCGGCCGGCAGGTCACGCTCAAGAACGCCGGCGGCGACGGCCGGGTCAACGGCGGCGGCTACCCGGCCCGGGTGTGGGCGGACTACACCGAGGCCGCGCTGAACGGCAACACCGCCGCGGACTTCGACCTGGACACCAACATGGGTGCCGCGATCCCCCCGACCCCCACCCCGACGCCGAGCCACACGCCGTCGTCCAGCCCGAGTCCGTCCAAGACGCCGAGCGGTTCGCCCTCGCCGACCCCGACGAAGCCGAGCGGGCCGCCCTCACCGACCAACAGCGGGCGGCCGAGCCCGCCCGTCCCGTCCGGCTCCGGCTCGCCGGACGGCGGGGTGGACGGCGGCGGCGCCGGCGGCGACGGCAACCCAACCGGTGGTACCGGGGACGAGACAGGCGGAAACAAGGCCGACAGTCTGCCCGGCTTCAACTGA
- a CDS encoding SPFH domain-containing protein produces the protein MSDQTPADRSADPGEDLAADAPEMPRPQVREVPAHSIPGGLALLLTVLGVALGIAAIIVGGVLGDGGHKAAGVPMIIAGVLLLLGSFFCMTGVKMVAPGEARVIQLFGRYVGTIRTDGLRWVNPLTSARKISTRVRNHETAVLKVNDAYGNPIELASIVVWQVEDTAQALFEVDDFLEFVATQTEAAVRHIAIEYPYDAHDENALSLRGNAEEITEKLALELTARVQAAGVRIIESRFSHLAYAPEIASAMLQRQQAGAVVAARQQIVEGAVGMVEQALDRISQQGIVELDEERKAAMVSNLMVVLCGDRAAQPVLNTGSLYQ, from the coding sequence ATGTCCGACCAGACACCGGCCGACCGCTCCGCCGATCCCGGCGAGGACCTCGCCGCCGACGCTCCCGAGATGCCCCGCCCGCAGGTCCGCGAGGTCCCGGCGCACAGCATTCCGGGCGGCCTCGCCCTCCTGCTGACCGTGCTCGGCGTGGCGCTGGGCATCGCCGCGATCATCGTCGGCGGCGTACTCGGCGACGGCGGCCACAAGGCGGCCGGTGTGCCGATGATCATCGCCGGCGTCCTGCTGCTCCTCGGCTCCTTCTTCTGCATGACCGGCGTGAAGATGGTCGCGCCCGGCGAGGCCCGGGTCATCCAGCTCTTCGGACGGTACGTCGGCACCATCCGCACCGACGGGCTGCGCTGGGTGAACCCGCTCACCAGCGCCCGGAAGATCTCCACCCGGGTGCGCAACCACGAGACCGCCGTCCTCAAGGTCAACGACGCCTACGGCAACCCGATCGAGCTGGCCTCGATCGTGGTCTGGCAGGTCGAGGACACCGCCCAGGCGCTCTTCGAGGTCGACGACTTCCTGGAGTTCGTCGCCACCCAGACCGAGGCGGCAGTCCGGCACATCGCCATCGAGTACCCCTATGACGCACACGACGAGAACGCCCTGTCGCTGCGCGGCAACGCCGAGGAGATCACCGAGAAGCTCGCCCTGGAGCTGACCGCACGGGTCCAGGCCGCCGGCGTACGGATCATCGAGTCCCGCTTCAGCCACCTCGCCTACGCCCCCGAGATCGCCTCCGCGATGCTCCAGCGGCAGCAGGCCGGCGCGGTGGTCGCGGCCCGCCAGCAGATCGTCGAGGGCGCGGTCGGCATGGTCGAGCAGGCGCTGGACCGGATCAGCCAGCAGGGCATCGTCGAGCTGGACGAGGAACGGAAGGCGGCCATGGTCAGCAATCTGATGGTGGTGCTCTGCGGCGACCGGGCCGCCCAGCCGGTCCTGAACACGGGCTCCCTCTACCAGTGA